From Spiroplasma endosymbiont of Amphimallon solstitiale:
AAAAGCAAAAACAAAGAGAATTGCAATCTAGTCATGTTTCTACTTTAAAACAAAATTTTGATTTAAGCAGTTTTAATTGTGATGATATGTGTAGTGAACAAATAAAAAATATTGCATGAGATGTTTTAGAATTACAACTTTATTCAGAAACACAAGAAACAGAATTAGATAAGTTGTTAGAGGAAAAAGAATTTGAATATATGGCTAATGAAGAACAAAGTTCGGTACTAAGTAGTGAAAATTTGTCATCTAATTTAATTTTTGATGATATGTGTGATGAACAAATTATAAAAGATATATCAAATAATTTAGAATTAGATCAATCTATTGAACAATTGTTACTTAGTGAAAAAATAGCAGAACAAAACTTTGAATGAAATAATAGTATTCTATTTGCAAGTAATTTAGATAGTGATATTTATGATTATAATTCAGTAACGAGACTTATTCCTTAATTAAATATTAATTTTAATTGTTAATTTTTACTTAAACTTAAAAAAATAAAATTTTATAGTTGAATTTTTGGGAAACACAAAGTACTTTTTTAATTACAAAACAAGTCTAGTGTAAAATAATTAGGTATAGGAATATTGGGGGTGTTTATTTTATGGCATTATTAGTGGCACATCGTGGATTTCGTTCTACAGAAGGTGAAAATCGAATCATTGATTTCCAAAATGCTTTGAAAATTTGCCAAGCAGTAGAGTTTGATATTCGATTAACAAAAGATAATAAAGTAATTATTTTTCATGATGATACATTTGAAAGAATTGCCAATAATAAAAGTGAGGTTAGTAGTTTATTATATGAAGAAATTATTAATTTGGAATTTTTTAAAAATAATAAAGAATGAATTCCACCATTATTTAATGATTTTATTGAAAAATTAAGTAAAAATTATCAAATGATTAATGTTGAAATTAAAGAAGAAATTAATCGTAAATATACCTCAAATCAATTAATGGTTATTTTTTCAGAAATTAAAAAATTAGAAAAAAAAAGTAAAGCCGAAATTATTGTTTCTTCATTTAATCACCAGTTATTAAACGAAATTGTTAAAAGAATTAAATATCCTATGAAAAAAGGTTATTTATTTGAAAATAAAAATGATTTTAGTGAGAGGTATATTAAAAACTTTGATTATTTGCATACTTCAATTTCCGTAGTTTTAGATTTTGAAATGATTAGTAAGTTAAAAAAATTAAAAAAACCGTTAAATATATGAACATTTAAGAGTGATGAAGAAGCTGTGAAGATAAATGAAATCTATGGTAATCAAGTAGCTGGCTATATTAGTGATAATCCTAAATTATTATGAAAGCAGAAAAATAAATAATGAAGATATTTTTAAGTAAATGTTGAAAAAGTTTTACGCACAACTTGGATAGTAAAACTATTTTGATTATTAGCATTTTAGCTTTATCTGATTTATTTGTTTTTAGTGGAGTGCTTTATTTACGATATATTATTCCTAACTTTAATCAGTATATTAATTTAAATCAAGATGAGTTTGATTTTGTTGTTGCTATTTATGGTTTTGTTGCTCTTATTTCTAGA
This genomic window contains:
- a CDS encoding glycerophosphodiester phosphodiesterase family protein, which produces MALLVAHRGFRSTEGENRIIDFQNALKICQAVEFDIRLTKDNKVIIFHDDTFERIANNKSEVSSLLYEEIINLEFFKNNKEWIPPLFNDFIEKLSKNYQMINVEIKEEINRKYTSNQLMVIFSEIKKLEKKSKAEIIVSSFNHQLLNEIVKRIKYPMKKGYLFENKNDFSERYIKNFDYLHTSISVVLDFEMISKLKKLKKPLNIWTFKSDEEAVKINEIYGNQVAGYISDNPKLLWKQKNK